In Altererythrobacter rubellus, the following are encoded in one genomic region:
- a CDS encoding N-acetylmuramoyl-L-alanine amidase family protein: MTIRQHIILIGLLPILLVGGLMMAGVKVPVPEWGRDYVLQLLMPDAAAELELPNIYGPRDPAAPLVVIDAGHGGRDLGAVGAGVREKDVTLALAIALRDAIVEQGGIRVALTREDDRLITLTERPDIARRMEADLFLSIHADSAGDNEAVSGASIYTLSDRASSAAAARFARRENDADRVNGVSIEGQSGDVADLLVELSQRRSQAESAEFAGLVTREGAGELAFHSQAQRSADLVVLRTPDMPSALFESGFVTNQDDAARLASEEGQAQFAQVMARAIRVYFIRQGQI; this comes from the coding sequence ATGACGATACGCCAACATATCATATTGATAGGTTTGCTTCCGATCCTGCTGGTCGGGGGGTTGATGATGGCTGGCGTAAAAGTGCCCGTGCCCGAATGGGGGCGCGACTATGTGCTCCAGCTTTTGATGCCTGATGCTGCGGCCGAACTTGAGTTGCCAAATATTTACGGGCCCAGAGATCCTGCAGCCCCGCTTGTTGTGATCGATGCCGGGCATGGCGGGCGGGATCTTGGTGCCGTGGGCGCGGGTGTTCGCGAGAAGGATGTCACGCTCGCGCTGGCGATCGCATTGCGAGATGCGATTGTAGAGCAGGGGGGTATCCGGGTTGCTTTGACCCGCGAAGACGATCGTTTAATCACTTTGACTGAACGCCCCGATATCGCTCGGCGCATGGAAGCGGATCTGTTTCTGTCGATCCACGCCGATTCCGCTGGTGACAATGAAGCGGTGAGCGGCGCCAGCATTTATACGCTGTCAGATCGCGCATCGAGTGCCGCCGCAGCCCGCTTCGCCCGGCGCGAAAATGATGCAGACCGGGTCAACGGTGTGTCGATCGAAGGCCAAAGCGGTGACGTTGCGGATCTGTTGGTTGAATTGTCGCAGCGGCGCTCTCAGGCTGAATCTGCCGAGTTCGCTGGTCTGGTGACGCGCGAAGGAGCCGGAGAGCTCGCATTCCATTCACAAGCGCAAAGGTCCGCTGATCTTGTCGTGCTGCGAACGCCTGACATGCCATCGGCACTTTTTGAATCGGGCTTCGTTACCAATCAAGACGACGCAGCGAGGCTCGCGTCTGAGGAGGGGCAGGCGCAGTTTGCACAAGTGATGGCGCGTGCGATCCGGGTGTACTTCATCCGCCAAGGCCAGATTTAA
- a CDS encoding penicillin-binding protein 1A translates to MNKALTFDLDYIRARLQGDSLASLAWFRENWRQQRLFRWGAAALGAFVLLLIASWFLLARGLPDAEGLVDYETPLPTVVRGIDGEIVHSYARERRVQLQYADFPEQLIEAYLAAEDKTFFTHGGVDLTGTAGAVVDYVSKLSSGERAVGGSTITQQVAKNLLLGDEYSVTRKLKEMILATRIESVLTKQEILELYLNEIPLGRRSFGVQAAAQAYFDKDVADLELHEMAFLAILPKAPERYGRARNAELAMDRRNFVLSQMENNGFISAQEMRAAQDQPLGLVTQRSLPSVDAGYFLEEVRRQLLTDFGETADDGPNSVYAGGLWVRTSLDPALQTAARDALRNGLNSYHGSRGWAGPIATIDVSQGNWASQLQSSFLGIRYEDWRIGVVTKSSGSSATIGFASGDEAPLVSPPPALKAGDVVAVRPTGSGFRIGVVPEVSGGFLAQSVQTGRMLAMQGGFDFRLSDFNRATQAERQPGSTIKPFVYATGLDNGMTPASEVPDQTFCYYQGSNLGEKCFRNFGGEGGGVHTMRWGLEQSRNLMTIHIAMEAGMEQVNNTFERLGIGSYEPYPAFALGAGDTTVQKMVNAYAALANHGRLNKPTVIDYVQNRRGEVIWRADNRRCDRCNMSEWDGQPMPRFGLKGEEAMDARTAFQTVHMLEGVVTRGTATRLRDLNLPLFGKTGTTSGPTNAWFVGGTPEIVAGVYVGHDQPRNLGGWVQGGNTAAPIFKEFVQKTRERWSDQPAVAPAGIRMVRIDRKSGKRVFDGDPSDDPQATVIWEAFKPHTEPPRETRQDQIAELREELLALIRRGTDANLSSSDGQPSDFVEEQGGIY, encoded by the coding sequence ATGAACAAAGCACTCACCTTCGACCTCGATTACATCCGCGCGCGTTTGCAAGGAGATAGCTTGGCCTCGCTCGCGTGGTTCAGGGAAAACTGGCGTCAGCAGCGCCTGTTTCGCTGGGGTGCGGCGGCCTTGGGTGCGTTCGTCCTGCTGCTGATTGCATCATGGTTCTTGCTAGCACGCGGATTACCCGATGCAGAAGGGCTGGTTGACTATGAGACACCCCTGCCGACGGTTGTTCGCGGAATCGATGGTGAGATTGTCCATTCCTATGCCCGTGAACGGCGCGTACAGCTGCAATATGCGGATTTCCCTGAGCAATTGATCGAGGCTTATCTCGCTGCAGAGGACAAGACATTTTTCACTCACGGCGGGGTGGACCTGACCGGCACGGCAGGCGCGGTTGTCGACTATGTCAGCAAGTTGAGCTCGGGCGAGCGCGCGGTTGGAGGCTCTACCATCACTCAACAGGTCGCAAAGAACCTGCTGCTTGGCGACGAGTATTCCGTTACTCGCAAGCTCAAAGAGATGATCCTGGCGACACGAATCGAGAGCGTGCTCACCAAACAGGAAATTCTCGAACTCTATCTCAATGAAATCCCGCTGGGCCGCCGCAGTTTCGGAGTACAGGCCGCGGCACAGGCTTATTTCGATAAAGATGTTGCCGACCTGGAGCTGCACGAGATGGCATTCTTGGCGATCCTGCCAAAGGCGCCAGAGCGATATGGCCGTGCGCGCAATGCCGAGCTGGCGATGGATCGCCGCAATTTTGTCCTCAGCCAGATGGAGAATAACGGATTCATCTCTGCTCAAGAAATGCGTGCGGCGCAAGACCAGCCGCTGGGTCTGGTCACACAGCGAAGCCTACCCTCGGTCGATGCGGGTTATTTCCTGGAGGAAGTGCGACGCCAGTTGCTTACGGATTTTGGCGAGACAGCGGACGACGGCCCGAATAGCGTATACGCCGGTGGTCTTTGGGTGCGCACATCGCTCGACCCTGCGTTGCAGACAGCCGCGCGTGACGCATTGCGCAATGGCCTGAACAGCTACCATGGCAGTCGTGGCTGGGCCGGCCCAATCGCGACTATCGATGTCAGCCAAGGCAATTGGGCAAGTCAGTTGCAAAGTTCCTTCCTGGGAATCCGCTATGAGGATTGGCGCATTGGCGTTGTCACCAAAAGCAGCGGCAGTTCTGCGACAATCGGGTTCGCTAGTGGTGATGAAGCACCGCTCGTCAGCCCGCCACCTGCTCTGAAAGCGGGTGACGTGGTCGCGGTCCGGCCAACCGGTAGCGGCTTTCGGATTGGCGTGGTGCCAGAGGTATCGGGCGGATTTCTAGCGCAATCTGTCCAGACGGGACGCATGCTTGCCATGCAAGGCGGGTTTGATTTCCGCCTGAGTGATTTCAACCGCGCGACGCAGGCGGAACGACAACCGGGATCAACTATCAAGCCGTTCGTGTACGCAACTGGACTTGATAACGGTATGACCCCCGCCAGCGAAGTTCCGGACCAAACCTTTTGTTACTACCAAGGCTCAAATTTGGGCGAGAAATGCTTCCGAAACTTCGGTGGTGAAGGTGGCGGTGTGCACACCATGCGCTGGGGACTGGAGCAATCACGCAATCTGATGACCATCCATATCGCGATGGAAGCGGGCATGGAGCAGGTAAATAATACTTTCGAACGGTTGGGGATCGGATCTTATGAACCCTATCCTGCCTTTGCTCTGGGGGCAGGCGACACGACTGTTCAGAAAATGGTCAACGCCTATGCTGCGCTGGCCAATCACGGTCGGCTGAACAAACCGACCGTCATCGACTATGTCCAGAACCGCCGAGGCGAGGTCATCTGGCGTGCGGACAACCGCCGTTGCGATCGCTGCAATATGTCCGAATGGGACGGGCAGCCCATGCCGCGTTTCGGCTTGAAGGGCGAAGAGGCAATGGACGCACGTACAGCGTTCCAGACTGTTCATATGCTTGAAGGCGTTGTCACACGCGGCACCGCCACCCGATTGCGCGATCTCAATCTGCCATTGTTTGGCAAGACCGGCACGACATCCGGCCCGACCAACGCATGGTTTGTTGGTGGCACGCCAGAGATAGTGGCCGGCGTCTATGTGGGTCATGACCAGCCGCGCAATCTGGGTGGATGGGTTCAGGGCGGCAATACCGCCGCGCCGATCTTCAAGGAATTTGTCCAAAAGACACGTGAGCGATGGAGTGATCAACCTGCTGTTGCACCGGCAGGCATTCGCATGGTCCGTATCGATCGCAAGAGCGGCAAACGTGTTTTCGATGGCGATCCTTCGGATGACCCGCAAGCAACGGTAATCTGGGAAGCATTCAAGCCTCACACGGAACCACCGCGCGAAACGCGCCAAGATCAGATCGCAGAGCTGCGCGAGGAATTGCTTGCGCTTATTCGCCGAGGCACGGACGCAAACCTCTCTTCAAGCGACGGCCAGCCCAGCGACTTCGTGGAAGAACAAGGCGGAATCTATTGA
- a CDS encoding peroxiredoxin, translating into MRKLVLTAALALGLAVPASADLPTGAQAPLFTTQAALAGQKYGFNLRSALAKGPVVLYFYPKAFTKGCTLEANAFAEAIPEFKALGATVVGLSNDDIETLKRFSTEECRDAFAVGVASRRIVEAYDVALVRNGQDTGVTSRTSYVIAQSGEIVMVHSDMDYSDHVRKTLEEVRMLAS; encoded by the coding sequence ATGCGCAAACTTGTTCTCACCGCTGCCTTGGCACTTGGCCTGGCTGTTCCGGCGTCTGCTGATCTGCCCACGGGCGCTCAAGCGCCTCTGTTCACGACACAGGCGGCTTTGGCGGGACAGAAGTATGGCTTCAACCTGCGCAGCGCTCTCGCGAAGGGGCCAGTGGTCCTTTATTTTTACCCCAAAGCTTTCACCAAGGGATGCACACTGGAGGCAAATGCCTTTGCTGAGGCCATCCCCGAGTTCAAGGCGCTGGGTGCCACGGTGGTCGGCCTATCCAATGACGATATCGAAACACTGAAGCGTTTCTCGACTGAGGAATGCCGCGACGCCTTTGCGGTCGGTGTCGCCAGCCGGCGGATCGTCGAAGCATACGATGTTGCACTGGTTCGAAATGGTCAGGACACAGGTGTCACTTCGCGCACAAGCTATGTCATCGCGCAAAGCGGCGAGATCGTAATGGTGCACTCGGACATGGACTACAGCGATCACGTGCGCAAAACCCTTGAAGAGGTGCGGATGCTCGCTAGCTGA
- the prfB gene encoding peptide chain release factor 2 → MRAEGQANIDRIKAALALVRQSLDWDVALRRLDELNARVQDPTLWDNPKEAQALSREQKTLETAVNTVNEISAEMADAIEFIEMGEAEGEEDIVNDGLKSLEKLADRADADKVQALLSGEADGNDTYLEIHAGAGGTESQDWAEMLFRMYGRWAERRGFKVETVEYQSGDQAGIKSATLLLKGEGAYGYAKTESGVHRLVRISPYDSAAKRHTSFCSVWVYPVIDDDIDIEIDPSDLKIDTYRASGAGGQHVNTTDSAVRITHQPTGIVVASQNDRSQHKNRATAMNMLKARLFEREMAEREAAASGEYQEKSDIGWGHQIRSYVLQPYQMVKDLRTGVTSSSPDKVLDGELDQFISAALAQQVTGETVEVEDVE, encoded by the coding sequence ATGCGTGCCGAAGGGCAGGCCAATATTGACCGGATCAAAGCGGCGCTGGCTCTTGTGCGTCAATCGCTCGACTGGGACGTTGCGTTGCGTCGGCTCGATGAGCTGAACGCGCGCGTGCAGGACCCCACGCTGTGGGACAATCCCAAGGAAGCGCAGGCGCTCAGCCGCGAGCAAAAGACGCTTGAGACCGCGGTCAATACAGTCAACGAGATTTCCGCCGAGATGGCGGACGCGATCGAATTCATCGAGATGGGCGAAGCCGAGGGCGAAGAGGATATCGTAAATGATGGTCTCAAGAGCCTGGAGAAGCTGGCGGATCGGGCCGATGCGGACAAGGTTCAGGCGCTGTTGTCGGGTGAAGCGGACGGCAATGATACTTATCTCGAGATCCACGCCGGCGCTGGCGGAACAGAGAGCCAGGATTGGGCGGAGATGCTTTTCCGCATGTATGGCCGTTGGGCTGAACGGCGCGGTTTCAAGGTAGAAACAGTCGAATATCAGTCTGGCGATCAGGCCGGCATCAAATCGGCAACGCTGCTGTTGAAGGGCGAAGGCGCCTATGGCTACGCCAAGACTGAAAGCGGTGTGCATCGCCTTGTCCGGATCAGTCCCTATGACAGCGCAGCCAAACGCCATACAAGCTTCTGCTCTGTCTGGGTCTACCCGGTGATCGATGATGATATCGATATCGAGATCGATCCGTCTGATTTGAAGATCGACACCTATCGTGCGTCGGGCGCAGGCGGCCAGCACGTCAACACCACAGACAGCGCCGTTCGAATTACGCACCAACCGACCGGGATTGTGGTGGCTAGCCAGAATGATCGCAGCCAGCACAAGAACCGTGCGACCGCAATGAACATGCTGAAGGCGCGTCTTTTCGAGCGTGAAATGGCAGAGCGCGAAGCAGCGGCAAGCGGCGAATATCAGGAAAAGAGCGATATTGGTTGGGGTCACCAGATCCGATCTTACGTTTTGCAACCGTATCAAATGGTGAAGGACCTGCGCACGGGCGTGACTTCAAGTTCGCCTGACAAAGTGCTTGATGGAGAGCTGGATCAGTTCATCTCCGCCGCTTTGGCGCAGCAGGTGACCGGCGAAACTGTTGAAGTGGAAGACGTCGAATAG